GATGGTCATTGCCACGGTCAGCAAGAAGACCGTTTACCAAGGGGAACAGGTCACGGCAGAGTATAATCTTTATAGCCGGCGGAATATCAATGATCTTAGCCCGCCAAAAATGCCGACCCTGAATGGATTTTGGGTTGAACCGCTACTCACATCGGGAAGGATAGTCTTCAAGCCCTTAACATACAACAACAAACCCTATGATGTCGCGGTCATAGGAAAAAGCGCCTTATTCCCAATGTCTTCAGGTAAACTCATCGTCGATCCCTTAAGCATCGTCGTCGCGGTCGTTATGCCGCCACGCGATTTTTTTGACGTTTTCGGGACTATACAGAATGTCACAGTCGAATCAAAGCCGGTTACTATCACGGTCCTGCCCCTCCCCTTACAGGGCCGACCCCCGGAATTCAACGGCGGCGTTGGTTCCTTCGCGATAAGTGCATCGTTGAGCCGCGCTTCCTCTGACAATGGAGAGCCCATCGACCTTAAAGTGGTGATAAACGGAACCGGGAACATCCCGCTGATCGAAAAGCCGCACATCCCTTCGATACCTGGCATCAGGATCCTCGAGCCTGAAGTGAAGGAAAATATCCAGACCGCCAATGATATCATCAAGGGAACGAATGAATTCCGCTATCCGATCCTGCCGCAAGCCGACGGTAACTATGAGATCCCTTCGATCCGGATCGCGTATTTTGATCCTAAGAGCAGCTCTTACAAGACCGTGGAAACTGGAAAACTCGTATTCGTGGCAACGGGGACCAAACAGGCAGGGCTTACCGACAACCAGGGCGGACTAAAAGTGCTCGGCACGGATATCCGCTTCACCAAACCGGACGCGCCCTCGCTGCAAAACGAATCCTTTGACTCCGACCCGCGGCTATGGATCCTCTACGGGATCTCGGCGGCATTCATCGCGGCCGCGCTCTTTTTCCGGAACCGGCAGGACCGGCTGGCCGGTGACCGCGCTTATGCCCGGCGGGCTCAGTGCAAAAGGGCATTGAACAAATGGTTGACCAAGGTCATGCACCATTTAAAGAAACAGCAGGTCAATGAGTACTACGCCTGCCTATCCCAGTCGATCCAAAACTACCTGGGCGACCGCTACAACCTGGAGACCGGCGCCCTGACCCGGGACCGGCTCAAATCGGCCTGCGTGCAGCAGGGCATCGATCCGCAATGTCTGCAGCAGCTCCTTGACATCATCGACCATTGCGACCAGGCCAGGTTTTCACCGGCCATCACGGCGACAAAGGACCCGGGCGAGCTGTTCAAAGTAGCAAAGAAACTGCTGAAAGCGTTATGATCGACTTGGCGATGTGCGTTGCCCTGCTGACCGCGGCTGTGACGCCGGTGGAACTTTACAACCAGGGAAACAAAGCGTTTGCCGAGAAGGACTACGCAGGCGCGGTCGCGTCGTATGCGCAAGCCCTCCAGGGCTTAAATGCTGCGGTCCTGCATTACAACCTTGGGAATGCCTATTTCAAGGCCGGAGACATCGGCAAAGCCGTCGCCAGTTATCGGCGCGCCCATTTTCTAGCGCCCCGTGATCCCGACATCAATTACAACCTGCTGTTCGCCCGACAATACCGGCTGGACCGCTCGGCCAACGCGGTCAGCCCGCTCGCCGATCTGTTGTCCAGCTGGCTGCATTATTTTTCGTATCGTGAATCTTTCACGGCAGCCGCGATCCTAGCCCTTTTGTGCGCGGTCGCCTTTTCCCTCTACCGGTCCTTGCGCAAGAGGATCTTCGCGTACCTGGTAATCCCGCTTTTCATAGCATTCATGTATTTCGGAGCCGGGTTTGTCACGTGGCGCGGCGAGCGATCCGGCATGTATGCCATTGTCATCGCGCGCGAGGCGCACGCTATGAGCGGACCGGGGATCGAATATAAAGAAATCCTATTACTCCACGATGGAACTGAAATGCAGGTCAAAGACGTTCGCGGTGATTACCTTTTGATCCAGCTGCCGGGCGGGTTAGGCGGCTGGGTGAATGCTCAGACAGTCGAGTTCCTGTATCCCTAATCAGTCCAGCACAAAATGCTTCTCCTCGAATAGAGCGTTGGTCTCACATACCAAAGGTCACTGGTTTCCCGCTTCTGTCATCTCTCCCTGCTTGCCCCGTTTGATGCAAAGTGTCTAATCGGGGTCATTGCGAGTTCCGTCTACACGGAACGAAGCAATCTCATCTATTAAGCCTTTTACTTTTTACGGGCCAACATGGCGTACTATAGTCCCATTACATTATTATGATCAATCACACAACGGGGAACATGGCACACTATAGTTCCGATTTTTTCGAAAATTTTGATTGGTGTTTCATTTTTTTCACGAGTTCAATGAGCAAGTGCAACGCTTTGGCAATAATGGATATAATAGGTTTGAGGAGGTCAAAGCGTTATGGGAGCACATTACCAGCACTTATCCAAGGAGGAACGGGACTTGATTACGGTTTATAAGGCCCAAGGGTGCTCGTTACGGGAAATTGGGGGGAAATTAGGCCGGGATAAAGCGACCATTTCAAGGGAGCTGCAAAGGAACGCTCCGGAAATCCGTAAGTGGTATTATCTCAGCCATAAGGCGCAGGAGCGAGCGCAAGGCCGTTGGGGCACCGCACATATCCGGGCTCGTCTCAAAAGCCCGATCATCCAAGCTTATGTGGTGCAAGGCCTTAAGGCGGGTTTATCGCCCGAGCTGATCGCTGGCCGCCTGCCACTTGACCATCCGGATGTCCGGATCAACCATGAGGCGATTTACAAGTATATTTATGCCACGCACCGGGAGCTTATTCGGTACCTGGTCCGCCATAACAAGAAACGCCGGTGCCGGGGCCACAGCCGTAAGCACCAGCAGAGCCACATCCCGAACCGCGTCGCCATTGCCGTCCGGCCAGCCGGGGTGGCGCAACGGGAGCGCGCAGGCGACTGGGAGGCGGATACGGTGATCTCCCGCCAGAGTAAAGCGGCCTTACAGGTGCTGGGCGACCGGGCCAGCCGGCTAGTGCGCATCCGCAAGATCCGGCAGACCACGTCCGCCGCTGTCCGCCAGGCGATTTCGGGGATGCTGGGCGCGTATCCGGTTGATCTCCGGCATACCATCACCTATGATAACGGCCATGAAAACGTGGAACATGAATGGATCAACCAAAAGCTGGGCACGATGTCCTTTTTCTGCAATCCGTATCATAGCTGGGAAAAAGGAACGGTCGAGAACCTAATTGGCTTGATCCGGCGGTACTTGCCAAAACGGACGGATTTAAGTAAAATGCGCAAGGATCGGATCATGGCCATCGAAAATCGGCTAAATTCCAGGCCGCGAAAATGCCTGGCTTATCGAACGCCGTTTGAAGTCTCTCGACAGTTATCATGTGTTGCACTTACTGGTTGAATGTGGCATCATTTATTAGGATTATAATTCTTAATAATAAATTCTTGGCATCAGTTAAATGATAACCTGCCATAATTTAATAGTACGTGCCAATGAGAATATTATTATATTTTGGCACAAGTACTATGACGATGGCAAAAATGCTTGATTTTTCAACACTTAAACAAATCGCACCGTGGAGTAGTAATGCGTTAATTATCTGAATTCATTATTTCCGTCAGTTGCGGAATAAATAAAACTTTGTTAAAAAAAGGCAACATACGGGCAGGGGTTCATTGCAATTTCTTGACAAAACCGAAACTTCATATTACCGTAAAACGCCCGAAATATCATCCCAAAGGAAACCAGGTAAAACCAAAAACAATCGGGGAGAAGCTCAAAAAGAAGAGAATGGACATGGGGTTATTTCAAAAGGATGTCGCCAAGCTCATTGGCGTGTCCACAGATACGGTTACTTACTGGGAGAAGGGCAGGGTTGAGCCGAGCAAAAGGAATATGCTGAAAATTAAA
This DNA window, taken from bacterium, encodes the following:
- a CDS encoding IS30 family transposase; its protein translation is MGAHYQHLSKEERDLITVYKAQGCSLREIGGKLGRDKATISRELQRNAPEIRKWYYLSHKAQERAQGRWGTAHIRARLKSPIIQAYVVQGLKAGLSPELIAGRLPLDHPDVRINHEAIYKYIYATHRELIRYLVRHNKKRRCRGHSRKHQQSHIPNRVAIAVRPAGVAQRERAGDWEADTVISRQSKAALQVLGDRASRLVRIRKIRQTTSAAVRQAISGMLGAYPVDLRHTITYDNGHENVEHEWINQKLGTMSFFCNPYHSWEKGTVENLIGLIRRYLPKRTDLSKMRKDRIMAIENRLNSRPRKCLAYRTPFEVSRQLSCVALTG
- a CDS encoding BatD family protein, which encodes MWKKTGKILMANSKPQALNPKQYQISKSQFFKIWTTAILLQVFAVAAELNFSASVDRSTVGLGEQVVLTVTVCGENIGNIPTPELPSTQDFTVTNRSSSQSTSIQFINGKMTQQGSISFVYYLSPVKEGNFTIGVCKLTYDGKTYETQPVAVQVIKGSTGGPPATVAPPGTTPVEPGTSLEGELMVIATVSKKTVYQGEQVTAEYNLYSRRNINDLSPPKMPTLNGFWVEPLLTSGRIVFKPLTYNNKPYDVAVIGKSALFPMSSGKLIVDPLSIVVAVVMPPRDFFDVFGTIQNVTVESKPVTITVLPLPLQGRPPEFNGGVGSFAISASLSRASSDNGEPIDLKVVINGTGNIPLIEKPHIPSIPGIRILEPEVKENIQTANDIIKGTNEFRYPILPQADGNYEIPSIRIAYFDPKSSSYKTVETGKLVFVATGTKQAGLTDNQGGLKVLGTDIRFTKPDAPSLQNESFDSDPRLWILYGISAAFIAAALFFRNRQDRLAGDRAYARRAQCKRALNKWLTKVMHHLKKQQVNEYYACLSQSIQNYLGDRYNLETGALTRDRLKSACVQQGIDPQCLQQLLDIIDHCDQARFSPAITATKDPGELFKVAKKLLKAL
- a CDS encoding tetratricopeptide repeat protein — encoded protein: MIDLAMCVALLTAAVTPVELYNQGNKAFAEKDYAGAVASYAQALQGLNAAVLHYNLGNAYFKAGDIGKAVASYRRAHFLAPRDPDINYNLLFARQYRLDRSANAVSPLADLLSSWLHYFSYRESFTAAAILALLCAVAFSLYRSLRKRIFAYLVIPLFIAFMYFGAGFVTWRGERSGMYAIVIAREAHAMSGPGIEYKEILLLHDGTEMQVKDVRGDYLLIQLPGGLGGWVNAQTVEFLYP
- a CDS encoding helix-turn-helix transcriptional regulator; amino-acid sequence: MTKPKLHITVKRPKYHPKGNQVKPKTIGEKLKKKRMDMGLFQKDVAKLIGVSTDTVTYWEKGRVEPSKRNMLKIKQFLKMRQAE